ACCGAAGGCGGCTACGTCTCGTCGAACTTCCTTGCGGCCTATATGGGAACAAAAGGTGACCAGTTTGAGGTTGCATGGAAGGGCGTGCTGAATGAGATAGACCGGGTCAAGGCCGATGGAGTAACTTCTGAAGAAGTGGAACGAACAAAGAGCTACCTGCAGGGGAACTACGTTATTTCACTTGAGACCAACTTCAGGCAGGCCTATCTCATGGCGCTCTATGAGAGCCTGGGGCTTGGCTACAAGTTCGGGGATCTCTATATAGAAGATATCAAGAACACGACTCCTGAATTGGTCAAGGACCTGGCTGTAAAGATTTGCGGAAACTACTGCCTTTCGGCGATTCTGGCCAAGCAGTAAACGTGGAAAGAAAGGAACTAGGAGCATGATCAATCCCTGATGAACAATGGCCTTTCCGCAGTACTCACAGTACCGATCCTTTTTTTCTCCGTCATCGTTCATGAATGCGCTCACGGGTATGTGGCGCTCCGGAATGGTGACCCGACGGCAAAGGATTCCGGAAGACTTACTCTAAATCCGCTCCCTCACATAGATCCATTTGGAACCATCCTGCTTCCCCTCACGCTAGTCATCCTTCAGGCCAGGATACTGTTTGGATGGGCAAAACCCGTTCCCGTGAATCCATTGAACTTCAAGGACATGAGGTCCGGGCTCCTTCAGGTAGCTGTATCCGGACCGCTTTCGAACATAGCTCTCAGCTTTGTCTGCGCGCTGGCCCTTAAGGCGCTGCTGCTGTCCGGCGGTTTGGCCGCTACGAACGCTCTCGTGATAATGTTCTCATTCGGAATTCAGATCAATGCCGTACTTGCAGTGTTCAACCTGCTCCCGATCCCGCCG
Above is a window of Candidatus Eisenbacteria bacterium DNA encoding:
- a CDS encoding site-2 protease family protein; protein product: MNNGLSAVLTVPILFFSVIVHECAHGYVALRNGDPTAKDSGRLTLNPLPHIDPFGTILLPLTLVILQARILFGWAKPVPVNPLNFKDMRSGLLQVAVSGPLSNIALSFVCALALKALLLSGGLAATNALVIMFSFGIQINAVLAVFNLLPIPPLDGSMILVGLLPGRIADQFRRLQVLGFLGIVLIIATPLGYYLIWLPAGFIIGIFSRIAGIPFVF